In Streptomyces capitiformicae, one genomic interval encodes:
- a CDS encoding helix-turn-helix domain-containing protein, translating to MVRTPLTPEERERGERLGRLLREARGSRSMVEIAAGAGISAETLRKIETGRAPTPAFFTVAALARTLGLSMDELAGQCAPVAVVTPAAAVA from the coding sequence ATGGTGCGCACCCCTCTCACCCCCGAAGAGCGCGAACGCGGCGAGCGGCTGGGCCGGTTGCTGCGCGAGGCCCGCGGCAGCCGCAGCATGGTGGAGATCGCCGCCGGCGCCGGCATCTCCGCCGAGACGCTCCGGAAGATCGAGACCGGCCGCGCCCCCACGCCGGCCTTCTTCACGGTCGCCGCCCTGGCCCGCACGCTGGGCCTGTCCATGGACGAACTCGCCGGTCAGTGCGCACCGGTCGCGGTGGTGACACCGGCCGCGGCGGTCGCCTGA